The Actinomycetota bacterium genomic interval CGGATTCAGGACGGCGCCGGTGGTGAACATGTGGTGCGCCCACACCGTCATGGACAGCCCGGCAATGGACATCGAGGCCAGCACGAAGCCCGTGTAGCCGAACACCGGCTTGCGCGAGAACACGGGGATGATGTCGGTCACGATCCCGAAGAACGGCAGGACCATGATGTAGACCTCCGGGTGGCCGAAGAACCAGAACAGGTGCTGGTACAGGACGGCCGAGCCACCGTGCGAGGGGTCGAAGAAATGCCCGCCGAAGTGCCGGTCGATGAACACCAGCGCCAGGGCTCCCGCCAGCGGCGGGAAGGCCACCAGGATCATCAGCGACGTGATGAGCATGTTCCAGCAGAACAGGGACAGCCGCCACATGGTCATGCCGGGCGCGCGCAGCATGAACACCGTGGCCATCAGGTTGACCCCGGTCATGATGGAGGACGTGCTGGCTAGCAGGATCCCCATGATCCACATGTCCGCGCCGACGCCGGGGCTCCCCAGCTTGTCCGACAGCGGCACGTAGAACGTCCATCCCGTTTGGGCCGCGCCACCGGGAGCGAGGAACGACGCGTAGATGGTGATGCCGCCCGCCAGGAACAGCCAGTACGACAGCATGTTCAGCCGGGGGAAGGCCATATCCGGGGCGCCGATCTGGAGCGGCACGAAGTAGTTGGCCAGCCCCAGTCCCATGGGCGCGACGAACAGGAAGATCATCGTGGTGCCGTGGATGGTGAACAGCTGGTTGTAGAGGCTCTTGCTCAGGAACTGGAGCCCCGGGTGGGCCAGCTCGGTGCGCATCACCAGCGCGATGATCCCGCCCAGCAGGAAGAAGACCAGCGTGGTGACGATGTAGAGCAGCCCGATCTTCTTGTGGTTGGTGGTGGTGATCCAGTCGAGGAGCCCGCCTCCGCCGCGTTTCTCCGCCGCGGTCGGCTGCTCGGCGATGGTGACGCTCACGAGCCGCTCCCCCCGGTCTGGGTCCAGGCCCGGAACGCCGACGGCGAGACCGCCTTCACGTAGAACACCATGTCGGCGTGGTCCAGCCCGCAGAACTCCGCGCACTCCCCGTAGTAGGTGCCGGCCTTGTCCACCTCGAAGTCGAAGCGGTTCAGCTTCCCGGGGATGGCGTCGCGCTTGAACAGGAAGTCGGGGACGAAGAACGCGTGGATGACGTCCTCGGCCCGGAGGTTGATCTGCACGGTCTGGCCCACCGGCACCACCATGGTCGGGAACCTCTGGGGCGTGCCCACCACCTGGATCCCGTACTGGGGATACGCGAACCGCCACTGCCACTGGAACGCGGTGACGTCGATGGTCACGGCGGGGTCGGCGGACACCCGGTCGATCGGCA includes:
- the ctaD gene encoding cytochrome c oxidase subunit I yields the protein MSVTIAEQPTAAEKRGGGGLLDWITTTNHKKIGLLYIVTTLVFFLLGGIIALVMRTELAHPGLQFLSKSLYNQLFTIHGTTMIFLFVAPMGLGLANYFVPLQIGAPDMAFPRLNMLSYWLFLAGGITIYASFLAPGGAAQTGWTFYVPLSDKLGSPGVGADMWIMGILLASTSSIMTGVNLMATVFMLRAPGMTMWRLSLFCWNMLITSLMILVAFPPLAGALALVFIDRHFGGHFFDPSHGGSAVLYQHLFWFFGHPEVYIMVLPFFGIVTDIIPVFSRKPVFGYTGFVLASMSIAGLSMTVWAHHMFTTGAVLNPFFSFMSFLIAVPTGIKFFNWIGTMWRGSIRFSTPMLWCMGFLANFLIGGITGVMIASPPFDYQAQDTYFIVAHMHYVLGGGSLFAIFAGIYYWFPKVTGVRLSERLGKMVFWLEFIGFNLTFWPMFVLGLRGMQRRVADYLPGLGWNTPNLVATIGSYAMAVGVILFLYSVVQAFRAKVPAGDDPWGGYTLEWITSSPPPEHNFHWLPPIRSERPVFDWRHRGEPAVEESKRE
- the coxB gene encoding cytochrome c oxidase subunit II produces the protein MTLRHRRVRHVVGLRRLVLPAAALLLFTACRFGAPAGATVQGKSIANLYHLMFYIAIGVGGLVYALIAWCIIRYRRKSEALPPQTRYHLPLEVTYTVIPILIVIGIFVATYRTEMPIDRVSADPAVTIDVTAFQWQWRFAYPQYGIQVVGTPQRFPTMVVPVGQTVQINLRAEDVIHAFFVPDFLFKRDAIPGKLNRFDFEVDKAGTYYGECAEFCGLDHADMVFYVKAVSPSAFRAWTQTGGSGS